The genomic window GAACTGGCCGTTGCCATGGAACAGCAGGCCATCTCAGACCCGCTGACAGGATTGGCCAATCGCACCGCGCTGAACGACTTCACGTCATCGATGCTGAAGCACGCAAAGCGCTCCGGTGAGAAGGCGGCGATCCTCGCTCTGGATCTCGATGGGTTCAAACCCATCAACGATCACTATGGCCACGGTGCGGGCGACGAAGTGCTTGTTGAACTGGCCGATCGTCTGCGCGAGGAGGTTCGCGAAACAGATTTCGTCGCGCGCACAGGTGGCGACGAGTTCATTCTGGTGCTGTTGCATCTCGATGATGGGATGGGAGCAGCACGCTTTGCCAATCGTCTGCTGCGCGCGATCGAAGTACCTGTTCGCCTGTCATCTGGTGAAGATGTCAGCGTGTCCGGCAGCATCGGCATCTCTGTCTTCCCGGACCACACGGAAGACCTGACATTGCTGTATCGCAAAGCCGACGAAGCGCTCTACGGCGCGAAAGCCGCTGGACGCAACTGCGTCATGACATATGACGAGATCGCTGCTGAGGCAGAAGAACCGGCCGACGTCGCCAAGAGCGCCTAAGCGTCATTCTTCGCCAAAATTATCTGTCACCAGTTTGCTGAGTGCTTCCATGGCAGCTTCTGCCTGAGGGCCCGAGGCCTGCACCTTGATGCCGCAGCCTTTCGAGGCGGCCAGCATCATCAATCCCATGATGGATGTGCCGGCAACCGTCTGCCCGTCGCGGGATACGCGGATGTCCGCATCAAAGGATTCTGCCAGATTCACAAATCGCGCCGATGCGCGGGCATGGAGCCCACGGGCATTGGTGATTGTGAGGTCACGGGACAAGTCGTCCCCCTGGGGCGTGTCGCCCTGCTTATCTTCCGGCGCACTCATTGCCCGTGTTTCATCCCTGACCGCCCGACTATCGAGGCAGTCTTATTGTTATTTGTCGTTCGCCAGAAGTTCGCTGGCGATGTTGATGTATTTCCGGCCGGATTCCTGCGCCATGGCCGCGGCTTCGGCAAGGGGGGTATCCACTCTCACGCTCGCAAGCTTGATCAGCATTGGCAGGTTGATGCCCGCAAGCACTTCCACGTTAGCCTGCTCCATGACGGAGATTGCGAGGTTCGATGGCGTGCCGCCGAACATGTCCGTCAGCAGAATGACGCCATCGCCGGTTTCCACAGCGCTGACGGCGGAGATGATCTCCTTGCGGCGCTCCTCCATGTCGTCATCCGCTCCAATGCAGATGGCGCGGGTATTCGATTGGGGACCCACCACATGCTCCATAGCGGCAGCAAACTCTGTGGCCAGATGTCCGTGGGTAACAAGTACAAGACCGATCATGTGTCTTTAGTGATCCGTATACGGTGGAATTGAAGCCGTGCCTTGATCCCAAGGAGCGGCGCTGACGTCCAATGCTTGAGCGTCAAGGATGATCTCAACGCCTTCCGGGGCGATTTGGCAAGAAGATTTGGCGGCATTTGTGCGTAAAGGGTGTTTGGCTGTCTTAGCTGACACGGCCATCGTCACCGGGAAAGTGCCCCTGGCCGATGGTTTCCAGCGCCAGCGCGAGTTTGTGCGGGGCTGAAACCTCGAACGCTGCCAAGGGGATAACCGGCAAATCGACGCCATTCACTCTCTCGAAACGCGGCTCCGCAATACGTGGGAGGGCTTGGCCCGGCGTCATATCCACAATCAGGGCAACCGGAAAAAGTCTGGCACCCGCTGGCACCGCACGACTGACAAGGCCCAGACCCCGGACCTCAAGAAGCCCCTTGAGGACAGTGGGAGCTGAGGCGTAAACCTGCGTTCCCTCGCCTGACAGGATCACCTGATCATCGGCAATCAGCCATGCATCCGAGTAGGTCTCCAGAAAACGGAAGGCGAGGTCGGACTTGCCCGACCCTGAAGGGCCGCGCAGCAAGGCGGCACGTCCGCGACGAGCAACGCAGGTGGCGTGATGCGTATCCGTCATTTGGCGGGCAGACGAATGATAAAGCGGGCGCCGGTCGTCTTGCCGGTCTCGTCTGTCGCGTTTTCTGCGTCCAACGACCCACCAAGGGCCTGCATGATCTGCCGGGAGATCGAAAGGCCAAGGCCGGAGTTCTTGCCAAAGGCGTCCGGCTCTGGGCGGTCGGTGTAAAACCGCTTGAAAATCGTTTCGAGATTTTCAGGCCGAATGCCCGGGCCGCTGTCTTCCACCGTAATGTCGATATCATCGCCGTTGCGTTTGATGGCCAGCACCACCGTGCCGCCGTCAGGGCTGAAGGACACGGCGTTGTCCACAAGGTTGGCCAGCACCTGCCCGAACCGGAGTTCAATCACCTCTGCGACAAATGGCTGGGTGGGCGGTGTGGACGTATCAAAGGTCACGCGGATACCGCGGGTCTCGGCACCGTCACGCGACTGGGTGTAGTTGCGCACGAAGGTTGCCAGAACCTCTGTCAGATCAATGGGCACGGCTTCCGCGCGGCTCATTTCAGCGTCAATGCGGCTGGCTTCCGAGATGTCCGTGATCAGACGATCAAGCCGCGTCACGTCATCTGCAATGATCGCCCGGAGTTGCTCGCGCGCCTTGTCGTCCTTGGCAATGGACAATGTTTCGATGGCACTGCGCAAGGACGTAAGTGGGTTCTTGAGTTCATGGGCCACATCTGCGGCAAACCGTTCGGTCGCGTCGATGCGGGCGTAGAGTTCCCGCGTCATGTCGCGCAGCGTGCCCGACAGCTCGCCGATCTCATCACGCCGGTCACGAAAATCCGGAATTTCTACGCGCGTGTGGCGCTGATGGCGCACCCGCTCCGCTGCTTCCGCCAACCGGCGGATCGGTGCCGCGATTGTGCCCGCAAGCAGGATGGCGAGCAGCACGGACACGACCATCAGCACGCCGAACACCCGCAAGACCGCCATGCGTTCCGCGCGCACCAGAGCGTCAATGTCGCCACCTTCTGTTGACAGCAGCAGCGCGCCCATCACGGCCTTGAAACGCTGAACCGGTACGGCAATCGACACGATCAACTGACCGCGGTCATTCTCGCGCACCATGCTGGTGGGTTCTGCACGCAACGCACCGCGCACTTCCTTGTAGCTGAGACCCTTGTCGCCGGGCAGCTCTTCGTAAGGCGGAACATCCGAGCCGCGCAGAAGGCCGGACACAAGCACATTGAACCAGTCCACCAGTGTGAACTCGTCATCCTGGGGCGGTGGCAATTCGTACGAAATGACATCGCGCCCGGTATCGATGAACTGCGAGTCCACGACAATGACGCCATTGGTGTTGTAGAGTCGCGCGCGGGCATCGGTGGGCAACACTAGGCGGCGCAGAATGGCGGCAGCACGCTGCGGGTCAATCGGGGCCTGACGCGCAGCAACCGTCAGATCGATCTGCGGGATGGGGCCATCGGGCACGATTATCTGAGTTTCAAGTTCAATCGTTGCGGCTTCTGCCAGTGCACCGGCAATAATCTCGCCCTGCGCGCGGAGGTTCTGCACGCGCTGATCAATCAGCCCGGCCTGAAACTGGTTCACATACAAAATGCCGGCGGCCAGCAATGCCAGCGCCAGCACGTTGAAGGCCACGATGCGGCGGGTGAGGGTGGAGAAGCGCCCGCGCACCTGAAGGTCGTTGAGTGTCCGCCGCGCCCGTGCGGTAAGCGGCATGACGAAATCGCGCGCTGAAGCCAGCCAGCCGGGAAGCCGACTGTTGCTGCTGCTGGAACTGCGCGGTGTGTCCGCCATGGTCTTGGCTACTCTTCCTTGTAGCGGTAGCCGACGCCATAAAGCGTTTCGATGGCGTCAAACTCTGTATCAACGGCCTTGAACTTTTTACGCAGCCGTTTGATGTGGCTGTCGATGGTGCGGTCATCCACATAGACCTGATCGTCATAGGCTGCATCCATCAGCGCGTCGCGGCTCTTCACATAGCCGGGCCGCTGCGCCAGTGAGTGCAGGATCAGGAATTCCGTCACCGTCAATGTCACCGGCTTGCCGCCCCATGTGCAGGCGTGGCGCTCGGGATCCATCTCCAGCCGTCCGCGTTCGATCACGCCCTGGGCTTCGGTCGTCGACGTCAGTTCACCATTGCTGTTCGAGCTCTTGCCATTGCCGTTGCCCGAGCTGTCCTTGGGCGACCCGCGCCGCAGCACCGCGCGAATGCGTTCAATGAGAAGGCGCTGGGAAAAGGGTTTCTTGATGTAGTCGTCCGCACCCAGCTTGAGGCCAAACAGCTCGTCAATCTCATCGTCCTTGGAGGTCAGAAAGATGACCGGCATCTCGCTGGTCTGGCGCAGCTTGCGCAGCAGTTCCATGCCGTCCATGCGCGGCATCTTGATATCGAACACGCCAACATCGCACGGCTTGCCGGCCAGCCCTTCAAGGGCGGCAGCGCCGTCACTATAGGTGCGCACGGTGAAGCCTTCCGCTTCCAGTGCCATTTGCACTGATGTCAGGATGTTGCGGTCATCGTCCACCAGGGCAACTGTGGGCATGGGGGAGTTCGCCTTCTTCTCGTTCGCTGAAATTCATGTCGTCGATGGTGTAGGACCGATCGCAGACCGCAGATATCTGCGGTGAATCGGGCATCAAGATGACGCGTTCATGTTGTAGCGCCTTATTTCGCCGGGCCAAAGTGTCTGTGGACCGCCGCAGAGACTCACTAAGCGCTGGAGTCAATGTCCTCCAACTGCGAATCCGTTGCAGATTCCACACGCTGCTTTGCTCCCGGTAACCGCAATTCCCGAAAATTGTCGCCGCCTGTTGCGCAACAATATGGCGCGGCATATTTTGACGGCGCTTGAGGACCGGATTTGGCTAAGCACTGAATTTTTATGGGAAATCTGCGGTTTTTCATGCATCCCTGAAAATACGCCGACGGCGCCTGGATTGGCGCGGCGCGTGCATCAGGTCACGGAGCAGCGGCGTTGCGCCAAAAAGCGGCACGGATTGCGGCTTTTGTGGATCGACTCTGTAGCGCCAAAGCGTTAAGCCACGCTGCATTCACGCAGCGGAATTAGGGCGGATTGTCCGCCACGCAGACAGACATCAGGTTCGCTTCCCGCGCGACACAAGATCCGCAGCGGGGCGACGTTAAGGAGACGACGAAGGTGACACAGACCGGTCCTAAGGTTTCAAGCTACGGCCTCGATAAAATGGGCTTTTCCGACATCAAGGCTCAACACTGGAACCACGGCGCCGCGTCCCTCGTCGAAATGTCGCTGGACCGCAAGGAAGGCAATCTCGCCGCGGAAGGCCCGCTCGTCGTCAAGACCGGCTCCCACACCGGCCGTTCCGCCCAGGACAAATTCATCGTTCGCACCGACGACACCGAGAACACCATCTGGTGGGACAACAACAAGGGCATGACCCAGGAGGCGTTCGACACCCTCCACGCCGACATGCTGGCCCACGCCAAGGGCAAAGAGCTTTTCGTGCAGGACCTGTTCGGCGGCGCCGACAAGGACCACCGTCTGCCAACCCGCGTTGTCACCGAGTTTGCCTGGCACTCGCTGTTCATTCAGCACCTGCTGATCGAGCCGACCAGCGAAGAGCTTGAAACCTTCGAGCCCCAGTTCAAGATCATCGACCTGCCAAGCTTCAAGGCTGACCCGGAGCGTCATGGCTGCCGCTCTGAAACAGTCATCGCCTGCGACTTCACAAATCAGGTCGTGCTCATCGCCGGCACGTCCTACGCGGGCGAAATGAAGAAGTCCGTCTTCTCCATGCTCAACTATAAGCTGCCGCCGAAAAAGATCATGCCGATGCACTGCTCGGTCAACACCGGCAAGGATGGCGACAGCGCCATCTTCTTCGGCCTCTCCGGCACCGGCAAGACAACGCTCTCTGCTGACCCTGACCGCAAGCTCATCGGCGACGACGAGCACGGCTGGGGACCAAACGGCCTCTTCAACTTTGAAGGCGGCTGCTACGCCAAGATGATCAAGCTCTCTGCCACGGCAGAACCGGAAATCTTCTCCACCACAAAGCGCTTCGCGACCGTTCTTGAAAACGTGGTGATGGACGAAGACACCCGCCAGCTCGATTTCAACGATGCGACCCTAACGGAAAACACCCGTGGCGCGTATCCGATCAAATACATTCCCAATGCCAGCCTCTCCGGCATTACCGGCCAGCCCAACACCATCATCATGCTCACAGCTGATGCTTTCGGTGTGCTGCCTCCCATCGCCAAGCTGACACCAAGCCAGGCCATGTATCACTTCCTGTCCGGTTACACCGCCAAGGTTGCCGGCACCGAAAAGGGTGTGACCGAGCCTGAAGCCACCTTCTCAACTTGCTTTGGTGCGCCCTTCATGTCGCGTCACCCAAGCGAATACGGCAACCTGCTGCGTGACCTCATCCATGAGCACAAAGTGAATTGCTGGCTTGTGAACACCGGCTGGACCGGCGGCGTCTATGGCGTTGGCCATCGCATGCCGATCAAGGAAACACGCGCACTTCTCAACGCAGCCCTCGATGGCAGCCTGATGAATGCCGATATGCGCACGGATGCCAACTTCGGCTTTGAAGTGCCTGTTTCAGTGCACGGTGTTGATGATCGTCTGCTGAACCCGCGCGACACATGGGCCGATGGCGATGCCTACGACAAGCAGGCCCGCGCCCTGGTCAACATGTTCATCGAGAACTTCGAAAAGTTCGAAGAGCATGTGGACCCCGATGTCCGCGAAGCCGCCCCGGCATCTGCCGCCGCTGCTGAATAACCGCGCGACACCAAAGTTATGCCTCACAAGGGAGCCGTTGCCGCAGGCCATCAGGTCACAGCGGCAGCGGCTTTCGAGCTTCTGGAGGATGGCGGCAACGCATTTGATGCTGCCATTGCAGCCCTGCTTGCAGCCTGTGTCGCAGAGCCTGTGCTTGCATCGCCCGGCGGCGGTGGTTTTCTCACTGCCCGCTCAAAAGGCGAAACCCGCGTCTTTGATTTTTTTGCCCAGACCCCGCGCCGCAAACGGTCGCAAGGCGACACAGATTTTCGTGAAGTCCATGTGGATTTCGGCAGTGTCACCCAGGCCTTTCACATAGGGCTTGGGGCTGCTGCCACCCCCGGTTTCCTGCCGGGCATCTTTGCGGTGCATGAGCGCCTGGGTCGCGTGCCCATGGCACGCATTGCAGAACCGGCAATCCGCGCCGCCGAGGAAGGCGTGTTGGTCACCGAGTTTCAGGCGTATCTGTTCGGTGTCGTCGACCCCATTCTCAGGGCAACGCCGCAGCTACGTGATCTGTTCACAGATGATCGCGACGAGCTGCTGAAAGAAGGTGCCGTCCAGACAAACCCGCACCTGGCGGACGCCCTTGATGCCCTGTCCCGCGAAGGCCTGGTGCTGGCCACCAAAGGCGAGATCGCCCAGGCTATGGCGCGCCAGGCCGAAGATGCAGGCGGCCACCTCACCCTTGATGATTTTCGGTTTTACGAGACAGCCACCCGCGCACCGCTCATTGCGCGCGCGGGCGATTTGATGATCGAGACGGCACCACCGCCCTCGTCAGGTGGCGTCATGGTGGCATTGGGGCTGGACCGCATTGAAGCATCCCACAAGCGCTCGCGCGTACCTGCACCTGACATAACGGCGACATTGCTTTGGATGAACACGTTGCGCGAGAAATGCAGTGGCGACCCGGATGCGCTGGTGGCCATACGGGCCGAGCTGAAGAAGCCCGCCAGGCAACGCCCGCAAGCCCTGCGCGGCACCACCCATGTGAGCGTCGTGGACGCGGATGGGAACGCAGCCTCGGCCACGGTCTCCAATGGCGAAGGCTGTGGCGCTCTGGTGCCCGGCTGCGGCTTCATGCTCAACAATATGCTGGGCGAAGACGACATTAACCCCACAGGCTTTCATCAGTGGGCGGAGAACATGCGCATGTGTTCCATGATGGCGCCGATGCTGGCCCATGATGACCGGGGCAGCGTCACGGCTCTGGGCTCCGGTGGCTCCAACCGTATTCGTTCGGCCTTGCTGCAAACAGCAGCTCTGCTGGCGCGCGGTGCCCACGCCGAAGACGCCGTCATGCACCCGCGCCTGCATGTGGAAGGCACGCGAACGGACGCAACGACGCCCACCAAACTGAGCTTCGAGGAAGGCTGGCCCGATGCGGAACGTGAGGCCATGAGCAAGGAGTTCGACATTGTAGAGCCCTGGGCTGACCCCAACATGTTCTTCGGGGGTGTCCACATTGCGTCACGTGATGCCAGCGGCACAATGGAAGGTGCTGGTGATCCTAGACGCGCAGGTGTTTTCCTGAAGGTCTGACGCTCTCAATAAGTGCGATCACCCTTGCCGTATTCATCTTCCAGCTTGCGTGTGAAGGCGCGCAGATTGCGCTTGGGATCGCGCGGGTAGGTTTCGTCGAGTAGCTCCAGCTTCTCCATCCGGTCCGGCCGAAAGCTACGGAAGTCATCGCGCATTTCGCACCAGCACGGCACGGTCCAGACCGGTCCGAAGAACGCCAGTGAAAGAGGCCACGCCGTGCGCCAGCGCTTGCGGCCCTGCTCGGGTGTATAGAGAAATCTGATCTTGATGCGGTGACGGATGGCCCGGCGTATCTCGGCAAGATCAATCTCGATCGGCACCTGATGGTGATAGGGCGGCGCGATCAATCCATGGGCATCAATCTGTTCCTTGAGCGGTCCGGTCAGCACAGCCCGCACCTTGCCCAGAGCTGATTGCGCCTTGCCCGCCAACTCCTTGTCGCCCCACGCGGCCACAATGCGCGCGCCCAGCGCTATGGCTTCTGCTTCTTCGTCATTGAACATCAAAGGCGGCAGGTCGTAGCTGGGCCGCAGCGTGTAACCGACACCTGCCTCTCCATCGATGGGCACGCGTCCCGCCTGCAGCGAGGCAATGTCGCGATAGATCGTCCGCACGGAGACCTCCGTCTGCTTGGCAATCTGGTCGGCGGTGGCGGTGCCGTCGGTCCGGCGCAGTATCTCGATGATTTCAAACAGGCGGTCAGCGCGGCGCATGTGGCTCTCAAATGCAGGTTCGAAGCAGGATAATCACTACTGACACAATGGTGTCAGTAGGCAGCCTTTAGGCTCTGGGCATCGAAATCAACCCACCTGCTCCCGACGAGGTTTTGAATGTCCACGCCGCAACTCGATGTCTATGGCTTTCCCGCCGCCGACCCCAAAGCCACATCCGCAAGCCCGTTCACTACCAAGATCGAATGTCTGCTGCGTCTTGCCGGGCTCCCCTACCGCATGCATGTGGTGACGAACCCCGGCAAGACCCCGCGCGGCAAACTGCCCTATCTGGAGGACGGCACAATGACTGTCTCAGACAGTGAGCACATTGTCGCTCATCTCAAAGCGGCCCGTGGGGTTGATCTGGATGTTTCGCTGACACCCCTTGAACGTGCGCAGTCCCATGCCCTGCAGCGGATGATTGAGGAACGCCTGTACTGGATCATTGTCTATAGCCGGTGGATCGATCCTGCCAATGATGGGGCCGTGTATGAGCAGTTTTTCGGCAGCCTGCCGCCGGTGCTGCGTGGCTTGATTTACAGGTCTGCCCTCAAAACCACCAAAGCAGCCCTGCATCATCAGGGCCTTGGCCGGCACACGGCAGACGAAATCTATGCGTTTGCCGCCCGCGATCTTGAAGCGATATCCCAGACCCTGGGCGACAAGCCATTCCTGTTTGGAGACGCACCAACCCTGGCTGATGTTGTTGCCTTCGCTTCGCTCACCAACATGCTGAGACCCGACTTCAAAACGGCCCTAAGGGGCTTGGTTGAGGTGCGACCAAATCTTGTCGCTTATGAAACGCGTATGGGCGCCCTCTATGAGGACGGCGCGTCTATCCGATCATCCAGTCAATGATCCGCTCGGCAAAAGCGCCACCCGTCCATGAGATGACCGGCAGGCTGAGCAGGCCCACGAAGCGGAACATGGTGCCGACGTCGATCGCCCATTCCGACACGCTCTCGATGCGCGCTTCATATGCCAGCAGGCCGGTGAGGCGGCTGCCCGCCTGAGCGCCGGCATTGCCGGTGTCTGACAGCTGCACCCGGGTGCGGCGTATATCGTCGCGGACCTTTGTGAGTTCACGTTCCTTGGTTTGTGTGATCAACCGGTGCACCCAGCGCAGCGGCATGAAGAACACCATGAGGGCAATGGTGACGATGAACAGAAATGCGACGATGAGCACGGCGTTGAGCGGCTGGCCGACAAACAGCAGGAATAGGATGGCCGCATGCAACAGCCACACCAGCGCACCGCGCAGGGCAATCCCGCCAACCATGTGCGCATCAGCCCGCGAAAGCAGGTCGAGTTGGGCGCTCTCAAGCACGTTGTCAGTCACCTCGGTGGTTTCACCGCGTGCCATGACCACCCACCGGATGACAAGGCTGCTCAGCAACATGGTGGCAATCAGTGCCCACCAGGCGACGAGAGTGAACTCTTCGAAATACCCACGTTCTGGTGTCCCGGCATCCCGCTGGGCGATGAACAACGCGGCGCCGATCACAAGTCCGAGAACCGCTGCTATCCATCCTGCGCGTCTGCGCTCCGGCGAGGGTTCAAGCGCCCGCATCAGATCATCGCCCGTGATGCCGGCCAGCTTCGGGGCCAGTGTGTAGATGTCCTTGATGTTGCGTTGCCCTGCGATCTCATTCGCAGAGATGAACGCCCAGAAAAACGTGGATATGACCAGTGCCGCCCAGGCGTCCGCTGACAGCCCCACCACGCTGCGGTCTGCGGTGCTGAAGATCGAGACATCTTCAATCACCGTAACGAGGTAGAAGCTGGCGAACACAAGCGCTGCCAGTCCAAATCCCGTGGCAACAGGGCCAACCGGCGAGACTGCCATCAAACGGCGTTCCCACGCGGGAAGGTGTCGCCAGGCCTGGTCTGTTGGTGCGTCGGTCATCGGTCAGGCAGCATCCGGCAATTGCGTCACCACGATGGGCCCACGCCGCGTTGCCACCAGCGTGTGCTCATACTGCACGGCCAGCGTGCCATCAGGGGTAAAGAGACTCCAGCCGTCGTCCAGCTCATCCACCTGTGTTGCCCCAGTGGAGAGGAACGGCTCGATGGTGAAAACCAGGCCTTCCGTCATCCGGCGACGATCATGCTTGTCATACCAGGTGGGAATTTCGCGTGGCTCTTCGTGCAACGCGCGCCCAACCCCGTGGCTGGCGAGATTATCAATCACCGTAAAGCCGCGCTTGGCGGCGACGCCCTCAACGGTCCGCCCAATGACATTGAACCGCGCACCGGACTTAACCTGTCGCACGGACTGCTCCAGGGCCATGCGCCCGGCCTTGCACAGGGCAGCAATGGCGGGCGTGATCGGTGGCACGCCGAAGCTCGCCCCAGTGTCGGCAAAATAGCCATCAAGCTCCAGCGACACATCAATGTTGATGAGGTCACCCGCCTGAATGATGTCGTCACCGGGAATGCCGTGCGCGCAGACTTCGTTGCGGCTGATGCACGTGGCGCCGGGAAAATCATAGGTGAGGGCGGGGGCGGAGCGGGCACCAGCCCGGTCCATCATGGCGGCCCCGATACTGTCCAGCTCCCGTGTCGTCATGCCGGGTTCAGCCGCGCGCACCATGCGCTGGAGAATGTCAGCCACCAGCCGCCCGGATTTTTTCAGGCCCTGAAGGTCATCATCATTGTCGATGGTCATGCACTGCTCCCCAGCCGCGGCTTATGCACTGCGCTAATGCGCTTCCGCCCAGCTTAACGCCGCATTGGCATCCACCACCAGTGGCACAGAGAGATTGACGGCTGGCGCTGCCGCACCTTCCATCACCTCACGCACAACCTTGATGGTTTTGTCCGCCTGCTTTTCAGGCACTTCGAAAATCAGTTCATCGTGCACCTGAAGCAGCATCTTGGCAGGCAGTTTGGCTTTCTCAAGAGCTTCCGGCATACGGATCATCGCCCTACGGATGATGTCAGCCGCTGACCCCTGGATCGGTGCATTGATGGCGGCCCGTTCTGTGAACGAGCGCTGCGCGCCATTCTTGGAGGCAATTTCCGGCAGATGCGTCTTGCGGCCGAACAACGTCGACACAAAACCATGCTCGCGCGCATAGGCCTTGGTTTCATCCATGTAGGCGCGAATACCCGGGAAGCGCTCAAAGTACTTGTCGATATACTCCGCCGCCTCGCCGCGGGGAATGGACAGCTGGTTCGCCAGCCCGAACGCTGAAATGCCGTAGATGATGCCGAAGTTGATCGCCTTCGCCTTGCGGCGGATCATCGGGTCCATGCCTTCAATGGGCTCGTTGAACATTTCACTTGCCGTCATGGCGTGAATGTCCAGCCCGTCCGCAAAGGCCTGCCGCAGCGTATCAATGCCGGCCATATGTGCAAGCACCCGCAGTTCGATCTGGCTGTAGTCAGCCGAGATCAGCACGTTACCGTCGTCAGCCACGAAGGCGGTGCGGATCTTGCGGCCTTCTTCGGTGCGAATGGGAATGTTCTGGAGGTTCGGGTCAGACGATGACAGCCGCCCCGTCGTGGTGGAGGCCAGCGAGTAACTCGTATGCACTCGCCCTGTTTCTTCGTTGATGAAGTCAGGCAGCGCATCGGTGTAGGTGCTTTTGAGTTTGGACAGCTGCCGCCATTCCAGGACGCGGATCGGCAGGTCATGTCCCTGCGCCGCCAGCGTTTCGAGAACATCCGCGCCGGTGCCCCAGGCGCCTGTCTTGGTCTTCTTGCCGCCTTCAATGCCCATCTTGTCGAACAGGATTTCACCCAGCTGCTTCGGGCTGCCGATGTTGAATTCTTCGCCTGCCAGCTCGTGGATTTCAGCTTCAAGGCCTGCAAGTTTCTGCGCAAAGTCACTGGACATGCGCTTGAGGATGGCCGGGTCCAGCTTGATGCCCGCCATTTCCATCTGCTGCAGCACGCCGACCATCGGCCGCTCCAGCGTCTCGTAAACGGTCATCATCCGCTCGCCCACAAGGCGCGGTTTCAGCACGTGATAGAGCCTGAGCGTCACATCCGCGTCTTCGGCGGCATAGCGGGTCGCCTTGTCGAGGGACACCTTGTCGAAGGTGATCTGCGCCT from Candidatus Phaeomarinobacter ectocarpi includes these protein-coding regions:
- a CDS encoding glutathione S-transferase family protein, whose protein sequence is MSTPQLDVYGFPAADPKATSASPFTTKIECLLRLAGLPYRMHVVTNPGKTPRGKLPYLEDGTMTVSDSEHIVAHLKAARGVDLDVSLTPLERAQSHALQRMIEERLYWIIVYSRWIDPANDGAVYEQFFGSLPPVLRGLIYRSALKTTKAALHHQGLGRHTADEIYAFAARDLEAISQTLGDKPFLFGDAPTLADVVAFASLTNMLRPDFKTALRGLVEVRPNLVAYETRMGALYEDGASIRSSSQ
- the map gene encoding type I methionyl aminopeptidase — its product is MTIDNDDDLQGLKKSGRLVADILQRMVRAAEPGMTTRELDSIGAAMMDRAGARSAPALTYDFPGATCISRNEVCAHGIPGDDIIQAGDLINIDVSLELDGYFADTGASFGVPPITPAIAALCKAGRMALEQSVRQVKSGARFNVIGRTVEGVAAKRGFTVIDNLASHGVGRALHEEPREIPTWYDKHDRRRMTEGLVFTIEPFLSTGATQVDELDDGWSLFTPDGTLAVQYEHTLVATRRGPIVVTQLPDAA